A genomic segment from Candidatus Dependentiae bacterium encodes:
- a CDS encoding amino acid ABC transporter substrate-binding protein: protein MIKKITLIVVLIIASIMLLWHIAQKKHTVTKRDKEFIIVGTNAEYPPFSFMKNDTIVGFDIDIAQEVANRLNKKMILRDMPFDTLIPEAQIGSIQLIAAGITTTKEREKNLLFTKPYISGDPLIIISMKSDNQHIKSINDLVGKKVVVNEGFIADFYMSEKKGIELIRLGTLSEGFLALKAGQVDAFVTARNSAQPFFEKQGVDSFNIVPVEGTSDSYSLGISKKHPQLLEQVQKALHSMETDNTIDTLKKKWNIQ, encoded by the coding sequence ATGATAAAAAAAATAACTCTTATTGTTGTACTTATTATTGCAAGCATCATGCTATTATGGCATATTGCACAAAAAAAGCATACTGTCACAAAAAGGGATAAAGAATTTATCATAGTTGGGACAAACGCCGAATATCCACCGTTTTCTTTTATGAAAAATGATACTATTGTTGGCTTTGATATAGATATAGCACAAGAGGTAGCAAATCGCCTTAATAAAAAAATGATCTTACGAGATATGCCATTTGATACATTAATTCCTGAAGCACAAATTGGTAGTATCCAGTTAATTGCTGCTGGCATAACAACTACTAAAGAACGTGAAAAAAATTTGTTATTTACTAAGCCATATATTTCTGGAGATCCGCTTATTATCATAAGCATGAAAAGTGACAATCAACATATCAAAAGTATTAATGATCTAGTAGGTAAAAAGGTTGTAGTCAATGAAGGATTTATTGCAGATTTTTATATGTCAGAAAAAAAAGGTATTGAGCTCATTCGTTTAGGCACGCTATCCGAAGGATTTTTAGCTCTTAAAGCTGGACAAGTTGATGCTTTTGTAACAGCACGCAATAGTGCACAACCATTTTTTGAAAAACAAGGAGTAGATAGTTTTAATATCGTACCTGTTGAGGGAACAAGTGATAGCTACTCGCTTGGTATTTCAAAAAAACACCCTCAACTATTAGAACAGGTGCAAAAGGCATTACATTCTATGGAAACTGATAATACCATTGATACATTAAAGAAAAAATGGAATATCCAGTAA